Proteins encoded within one genomic window of Glycine soja cultivar W05 chromosome 1, ASM419377v2, whole genome shotgun sequence:
- the LOC114409566 gene encoding uncharacterized protein LOC114409566, which translates to MASSEQEKRVEDELSYPIMVAERVRSAVDESDSFKLECSEVGKHVDRILQMLRTLVRFATATATSAATPPLYDRPIRRVAAETAKNLERALALVSKCKRRSILRRVVSIVGAADFLKVLTHLDASGGDMKWLLSILDGGGGIVVSLPPIASNDPILSWVWSFIASIQMGQLNDRIEAANELASLAQDNDRNKKIIVEECGVPPLLKLFKEGTSPLAQIAAANALCHLANDLDRVRVIVSEHGVPAVVQILSDSPMRVQTLAANLVARMAKHDPVAQEDFARENAIRPLVTLLSFDTFVDDPLGHLGKQSIHSIVQINKELGKGGQGGWKFASSYSNSYLFMEGSSRGGNHRKERGNEDPAVKLQLKVSCAEALWMLARGSVTNSRKITETKGMLCLAKIVEMEQGELQLNCLMTIMEITAAAESNADLRRAAFKTNSPPAKAVVEQLLRIIKEVDSPALQIPAMKAIGSLARTFPVRETRVIEPLVTQMGNRNTEVADEAVAALTKFASPDNYLHIEHSKTIIEFNGIPALMRLLRSNEVTQMHRGLTLLCYLALHAGNSESLEQARVLTVLEGADRTVLPPHIKELVSRAIIHLNLYHAGMNSQRISYLP; encoded by the coding sequence ATGGCATCATCGGAGCAGGAGAAGCGAGTGGAGGACGAGTTGTCGTACCCTATTATGGTGGCGGAGCGAGTTCGCTCGGCGGTGGACGAGTCCGACTCGTTCAAACTCGAGTGCTCCGAGGTTGGGAAGCACGTCGATCGCATCCTCCAAATGCTCCGAACCCTCGTTCGCTTCGCCACCGCCACCGCCACCTCCGCCGCCACGCCGCCCCTCTACGATCGTCCCATCCGCCGCGTCGCCGCGGAGACGGCGAAAAACCTCGAGCGCGCCCTCGCCCTCGTCAGCAAGTGCAAGCGCCGCAGCATCCTCCGCCGCGTCGTCTCCATCGTCGGCGCCGCCGATTTCCTGAAGGTCCTCACCCACCTGGACGCCTCCGGCGGCGACATGAAGTGGCTCCTCAGCATCCTGGACGGCGGCGGCGGCATTGTCGTCTCCCTCCCTCCCATCGCCAGTAACGACCCTATTCTCTCTTGGGTATGGTCTTTCATCGCTTCCATTCAAATGGGTCAATTAAACGATAGAATTGAGGCTGCGAATGAACTTGCTTCTTTAGCACAAGACAATGATAGGAACAAAAAGATCATAGTTGAGGAATGTGGGGTGCCTCCTTTGTTGAAGCTTTTCAAGGAAGGCACTTCCCCTCTTGCTCAAATTGCTGCTGCTAATGCTTTGTGTCATTTGGCTAATGATTTGGATAGGGTTAGAGTCATTGTGAGTGAGCATGGTGTGCCTGCTGTTGTCCAGATTCTCAGTGACTCCCCCATGAGGGTTCAGACCCTGGCTGCCAATTTGGTTGCCAGGATGGCCAAGCATGACCCTGTCGCACAGGAGGATTTCGCTCGGGAGAACGCCATTAGGCCGCTCGTCACGCTCCTGTCGTTTGATACCTTTGTGGATGATCCATTGGGGCATTTGGGGAAGCAGAGTATTCACTCCATTGTTCAGATTAATAAGGAGTTGGGGAAGGGTGGTCAGGGAGGGTGGAAGTTCGCGAGTTCCTACTCGAATTCGTATTTGTTTATGGAGGGGAGTAGCCGGGGAGGGAACCATAGGAAGGAGAGGGGGAATGAGGATCCTGCTGTGAAGCTTCAGCTGAAGGTTAGTTGCGCTGAGGCGTTGTGGATGCTTGCCAGAGGGAGCGTGACCAACAGTAGGAAGATAACCGAGACCAAAGGGATGCTTTGTTTGGCTAAGATTGTTGAGATGGAGCAAGGGGAGCTGCAGCTTAATTGCTTGATGACAATAATGGAGATAACTGCTGCTGCTGAATCCAATGCTGATCTTCGTCGTGCAGCGTTTAAGACCAACTCTCCGCCTGCTAAAGCTGTTGTGGAACAGCTGCTGAGGATAATTAAAGAGGTGGACAGCCCGGCATTGCAAATTCCAGCAATGAAGGCCATTGGCTCATTGGCTAGGACGTTTCCTGTTAGAGAGACCCGGGTAATTGAACCTCTAGTGACACAGATGGGTAATAGAAACACAGAAGTAGCAGATGAGGCAGTGGCTGCACTTACCAAGTTTGCTTCTCCGGATAATTACCTACACATCGAGCATTCTAAGACGATAATTGAATTCAATGGAATCCCGGCACTGATGAGACTGCTAAGGAGTAATGAAGTTACACAAATGCATCGCGGGCTAACACTTCTTTGCTACCTGGCACTGCATGCCGGCAACAGTGAGTCCTTGGAACAAGCAAGGGTGTTGACAGTTCTAGAGGGTGCAGACAGAACAGTTCTTCCTCCGCATATAAAGGAATTGGTCTCCAGGGCAATAATCCACCTCAATTTGTATCATGCAGGAATGAATTCTCAAAGGATATCATACTTGCCTTGA